A genomic window from Salvia splendens isolate huo1 chromosome 11, SspV2, whole genome shotgun sequence includes:
- the LOC121754221 gene encoding nascent polypeptide-associated complex subunit alpha, muscle-specific form-like isoform X8 produces the protein MTDEKKPAEPPAPIDPKPPAPVDSTPPAPVDPTPPDPIDPTPPAPVDQTPPAPVYITPPAPVDQTPPVPVDSTPPAPVDSTPPAPIDPTPPSPVDQTPPAPVDITPPAPVDQTPPAPVDSTPPAPVDSTPPAPVDSTPPAPVDSTPPAPIDPTPPSPVDQTPPAPVDITPPAPVDQTPPAPVDSTAPAPVDSTAPAPVDSTAPAPVDSTPPAPVDSTPPAPVDSSPPAPVDSTPPAPIDPTPPSPVDQTPPAPVDITPPAPVDSTPPAPVDSTPPAPVDQTPPAPVDITPPAPVDQILPVPVDSTLPAPVDSTPPTPVDSTPTAPVDQTPPAPVDSTPPAPVDQTPPAPVDITSPASVDQTPPAPIDPTPPSPVDQTPTAPVDQTPPAPIDPTLPSPVDQTPPAPVDQTLPSPVDQTPPAPVDKTPPASVDKIPPPEEKVTAQEFRDALYNLPWSSIFAPYPHIEYQGGTNFTVGCEFSSTDSSSSEDDESAHLPLCETGPSTPVLSPPEGAVEESLVYARLCETGLLSPVVSPREGAVAKNIPDHISETGSSSPILSPPEGALEENLPDHKCEAAPSSRVLSPPEGAVAENISDHKCEAVPSSPVLSPPEGAVAEKLSDHKCEAAPSSPVLSPPEGAVAEKLSDHISETGSSPSICSPLEVAVAENLSDHISETGSSSPIVSPPEGAIAENLPDHKCETAPSSPVLSPPEGAIAENLSDHLSAVGASSPVLSPSLLDVADNLHPLWECVPPPPVLSPLEGKVAENPLDHEAIEAAFRGHPRLLMKQKIAGFDETGDSDFDPDDTVNDWEDDDRLDRPVFSPRYMNTGAGLVNLKNTCFMNSVLQCLVHTVLFFEGIIYQRNSLLCVCPNKTFCLKCSLEELFRSLTSGMTYYRPETLAQNLSHISPTFKVGQQEDAHEYLLKLWNKLMECDKYLDDKDNEHKIFVARLFRGRLVNKVMCSCGKISSKTEDAWDLQLPIENSDTLIGALQTYILTVVPDFRCENCGNEGIVQKIDLDQLPPVVTFHLKRFDRLNNKIKKHVSFPPKLDLKPFTRTKVTFSFPSILKFPYDYELYAILVHEGETPTAGHYYSFIRLNSNEWYRYEDSQVTAVDEEEVFKQMAYILFYAPGGETNFTDAVLALQSSEGFTPFEHAQGDEVGRSKKAGKGATKKAADRDESLIAKKKAADRDESLIAKKKAADEGVSVVAVKKGADKNKSSTSEGKWEVQKRRQRRIKL, from the exons ATGACGGATGAAAAGAAACCCGCTGAACCGCCTGCTCCGATCGATCCAAAACCGCCTGCTCCGGTCGATTCAACTCCGCCAGCTCCGGTTGATCCAACACCGCCTGATCCGATAGATCCAACCCCTCCTGCTCCGGTCGATCAAACGCCTCCTGCTCCGGTTTATATAACCCCTCCTGCTCCGGTCGATCAAACCCCTCCTGTTCCAGTCGATTCAACACCACCTGCTCCGGTCGATTCAACCCCGCCTGCTCCGATTGATCCAACCCCGCCTTCGCCGGTCGATCAAACGCCCCCTGCTCCGGTTGATATAACCCCTCCTGCTCCGGTCGATCAAACCCCTCCTGCTCCGGTCGATTCAACACCACCTGCTCCGGTCGATTCAACACCACCTGCTCCGGTCGATTCAACCCCTCCTGCTCCGGTCGATTCAACCCCGCCTGCTCCGATTGATCCAACCCCGCCTTCGCCGGTCGATCAAACGCCCCCTGCTCCGGTTGATATAACCCCCCCTGCTCCGGTCGATCAAACCCCTCCTGCTCCGGTCGATTCAACAGCACCTGCTCCGGTCGATTCAACAGCACCTGCTCCGGTCGATTCAACAGCACCTGCTCCGGTCGATTCAACACCACCTGCTCCGGTCGATTCAACCCCTCCTGCTCCGGTCGATTCATCCCCTCCTGCTCCGGTCGATTCAACCCCGCCTGCTCCGATTGATCCAACCCCACCTTCGCCGGTCGATCAAACGCCCCCTGCTCCGGTTGATATAACCCCTCCTGCTCCGGTCGATTCAACACCACCTGCTCCGGTCGATTCAACCCCTCCTGCTCCGGTCGATCAAACCCCTCCTGCTCCGGTTGATATAACCCCTCCTGCTCCGGTCGATCAAATCCTTCCTGTTCCGGTCGATTCAACACTGCCTGCTCCGGTCGATTCAACACCTCCTACTCCGGTCGATTCAACGCCTACTGCTCCGGTCGATCAAACGCCTCCTGCTCCGGTCGATTCAACGCCTCCTGCTCCGGTCGATCAAACGCCTCCTGCTCCGGTTGATATAACCTCTCCTGCTTCGGTCGATCAAACCCCTCCTGCTCCGATTGATCCAACCCCACCTTCTCCGGTAGATCAAACGCCTACTGCTCCGGTCGATCAAACCCCTCCTGCTCCCATTGATCCAACCCTGCCTTCTCCGGTCGATCAAACGCCTCCTGCTCCGGTCGATCAAACCCTGCCTTCTCCGGTCGATCAAACCCCTCCTGCTCCGGTCGATAAAACCCCGCCTGCTTCGGTCGATAAAATCCCGCCTCCCGAGGAGAAAGTGACTGCACAGGAATTTCGCGACGCGCTCTACAACTTACCGTGGAGTTCGATTTTCGCTCCCTATCCTCATATTGAATATCAAGGAGGAACGAATTTCACAGTGGGTTGTGAGTTTTCGTCCACTGATAGCAGTAGTAGTGAAGATGATGAGAGTGCTCATCTCCCA TTATGTGAGACCGGGCCTTCAACTCCGGTTCTTTCACCTCCggaaggggctgtagaagaaaGTCTTGTTTACGCA CGGTTATGTGAGACCGGGCTTTTATCTCCGGTTGTTTCACCTCGGGAAGGGGCCGTAGCAAAAAATATACCCGATCAT ATATCTGAGACCGGTTCTTCATCTCCGATTCTTTCACCTCCGGAAGGGGCCTTAGAAGAAAATCTACCTGATCAT AAATGTGAGGCCGCGCCTTCATCTCGGGTTCTTTCACCTCCGGAAGGGGCCGTAGCAGAAAATATATCCGATCAT AAATGTGAGGCCGTGCCTTCATCTCCGGTTCTTTCACCTCCAGAAGGGGCCGTAGCAGAAAAGCTATCCGATCAT AAATGTGAGGCTGCGCCTTCATCTCCGGTTCTTTCACCTCCGGAAGGGGCCGTAGCAGAAAAGCTATCCGATCAT ATATCGGAGACCGGGTCTTCACCTTCGATTTGTTCACCTCTGGAAGTGGCCGTGGCAGAAAATCTATCCGATCAT ATATCTGAGACCGGGTCTTCATCTCCGATTGTTTCACCTCCGGAAGGGGCCATAGCAGAAAATCTACCTGATCAT AAATGTGAGACTGCGCCTTCATCTCCAGTTCTTTCACCTCCAGAAGGGGCCATAGCAGAAAATCTATCCGATCAT TTATCTGCGGTTGGGGCTTCATCTCCGGTTCTTTCACCTTCGCTATTGGACGTAGCAGATAATCTACAT CCGTTATGGGAGTGCGTGCCTCCACCTCCAGTTCTTTCACCTCTGGAAGGGAAGGTAGCAGAAAATCCACTTGATCAT GAAGCTATTGAAGCTGCATTCAGAGGTCATCCTCGCCTGCTTATGAAGCAGAAAATCGCTGGTTTCGATGAAACA GGTGATTCGGATTTTGATCCAGACGATACAGTA AATGATTGGGAAGATGATGATAGATTGGATCGACCTGTGTTCTCTCCGCGTTACATGAATACA GGAGCTGGACTGGTGAATTTAAAGAATACATGCTTCATGAATTCGGTTTTGCAATGCTTGGTGCATACTGTACTATTTTTTGAGGGCATTATTTACCAAAGAAACTCATTGCTGTGCGTTT GTCCCAATAAAACGTTCTGTCTGAAGTGCAGCCTCGAAGAGCTATTTCGATCACTTACTTCGGGAATGACATATTATAGGCCAGAGACACTAGCTCAGAATTTAAGCC ACATTTCACCTACCTTCAAAGTGGGTCAACAGGAGGATGCTCATGAATACCTTTTGAAGTTATGGAATAAACTAATGGAGTGTGACAAGTATCTTGACGATAAGGATAATGAACATAAAATCTTTGTCGCACGACTGTTTCGTGGCCGTCTTGTCAACAAG GTCATGTGTTCATGTGGTAAGATTTCTAGTAAGACAGAGGATGCATGGGATCTGCAATTACCTATTGAGAATTCGGACACTCTCATCGGTGCTCTGCAAACTTATATACTAACAGTAGTGCCTGACTTTCGCTGTGAAAATTGTGGGAATGAAGGTATAGTACAGAAAATTGATCTGGATCAGCTTCCACCTGTTGTCACGTTTCACCTGAAGAGGTTTGACAGATTGAACAACAAAATCAAAAAGCATGTGTCGTTTCCACCTAAGTTGGACTTGAAACCTTTCACTCGTACTAAAGTGACTTTTTCCTTCCCTAGTATACTGAAA TTTCCTTATGACTACGAGCTCTATGCTATTTTAGTGCATGAAGGGGAGACACCGACCGCAGGTCATTACTACAGCTTTATTCGCTTAAACTCCAATGAGTGGTACAGATATGAGGATTCACAA GTTACAGCTGTAGATGAAGAAGAAGTTTTCAAGCAGATGGCTTATATTCTTTTCTATGCTCCGGGCGGCGAGACTAACTTTACAGATGCCGTTCTAGCTCTGCAATCATCGGAAGGATTTACTCCTTTTGAGCATGCACAGGGTGATGAAGTAGGCAGATCAAAGAAAGCTGGTAAAGGTGCAACAAAAAAAGCTGCTGATAGAGATGAAAGTTTGATTGCTAAGAAAAAAGCTGCTGATAGAGATGAAAGTTTGATTGCTAAGAAAAAAGCTGCTGATGAAGGTGTAAGTGTGGTTGCTGTGAAAAAAGGTgctgataaaaataaaagttcgaCTTCTGAGGGAAAATGGGAGGTTCAGAAACGAAGGCAACGAAGGATAAAACTATGA
- the LOC121754221 gene encoding nascent polypeptide-associated complex subunit alpha, muscle-specific form-like isoform X5, which produces MTDEKKPAEPPAPIDPKPPAPVDSTPPAPVDPTPPDPIDPTPPAPVDQTPPAPVYITPPAPVDQTPPVPVDSTPPAPVDSTPPAPIDPTPPSPVDQTPPAPVDITPPAPVDQTPPAPVDSTPPAPVDSTPPAPVDSTPPAPVDSTPPAPIDPTPPSPVDQTPPAPVDITPPAPVDQTPPAPVDSTAPAPVDSTAPAPVDSTAPAPVDSTPPAPVDSTPPAPVDSSPPAPVDSTPPAPIDPTPPSPVDQTPPAPVDITPPAPVDSTPPAPVDSTPPAPVDQTPPAPVDITPPAPVDQILPVPVDSTLPAPVDSTPPTPVDSTPTAPVDQTPPAPVDSTPPAPVDQTPPAPVDITSPASVDQTPPAPIDPTPPSPVDQTPTAPVDQTPPAPIDPTLPSPVDQTPPAPVDQTLPSPVDQTPPAPVDKTPPASVDKIPPPEEKVTAQEFRDALYNLPWSSIFAPYPHIEYQGGTNFTVGCEFSSTDSSSSEDDESAHLPLCETGPSTPVLSPPEGAVEESLVYARLCETGLLSPVVSPREGAVAKNIPDHISETGSSSPILSPPEGALEENLPDHKCEAAPSSRVLSPPEGAVAENISDHKCEAVPSSPVLSPPEGAVAEKLSDHKCEAAPSSPVLSPPEGAVAEKLSDHISETGSSPSICSPLEVAVAENLSDHECEAAPSSLVLSPPEGAVAEKLSDHISETGSSPSICSPLEVAVAENLSDHECEAAPSSLVLSPPEGAVAEKLSDHISETGSSYPVLSPPEGAVAENLSDHLSAVGASSPVLSPSLLDVADNLHPLWECVPPPPVLSPLEGKVAENPLDHEAIEAAFRGHPRLLMKQKIAGFDETGDSDFDPDDTVNDWEDDDRLDRPVFSPRYMNTGAGLVNLKNTCFMNSVLQCLVHTVLFFEGIIYQRNSLLCVCPNKTFCLKCSLEELFRSLTSGMTYYRPETLAQNLSHISPTFKVGQQEDAHEYLLKLWNKLMECDKYLDDKDNEHKIFVARLFRGRLVNKVMCSCGKISSKTEDAWDLQLPIENSDTLIGALQTYILTVVPDFRCENCGNEGIVQKIDLDQLPPVVTFHLKRFDRLNNKIKKHVSFPPKLDLKPFTRTKVTFSFPSILKFPYDYELYAILVHEGETPTAGHYYSFIRLNSNEWYRYEDSQVTAVDEEEVFKQMAYILFYAPGGETNFTDAVLALQSSEGFTPFEHAQGDEVGRSKKAGKGATKKAADRDESLIAKKKAADRDESLIAKKKAADEGVSVVAVKKGADKNKSSTSEGKWEVQKRRQRRIKL; this is translated from the exons ATGACGGATGAAAAGAAACCCGCTGAACCGCCTGCTCCGATCGATCCAAAACCGCCTGCTCCGGTCGATTCAACTCCGCCAGCTCCGGTTGATCCAACACCGCCTGATCCGATAGATCCAACCCCTCCTGCTCCGGTCGATCAAACGCCTCCTGCTCCGGTTTATATAACCCCTCCTGCTCCGGTCGATCAAACCCCTCCTGTTCCAGTCGATTCAACACCACCTGCTCCGGTCGATTCAACCCCGCCTGCTCCGATTGATCCAACCCCGCCTTCGCCGGTCGATCAAACGCCCCCTGCTCCGGTTGATATAACCCCTCCTGCTCCGGTCGATCAAACCCCTCCTGCTCCGGTCGATTCAACACCACCTGCTCCGGTCGATTCAACACCACCTGCTCCGGTCGATTCAACCCCTCCTGCTCCGGTCGATTCAACCCCGCCTGCTCCGATTGATCCAACCCCGCCTTCGCCGGTCGATCAAACGCCCCCTGCTCCGGTTGATATAACCCCCCCTGCTCCGGTCGATCAAACCCCTCCTGCTCCGGTCGATTCAACAGCACCTGCTCCGGTCGATTCAACAGCACCTGCTCCGGTCGATTCAACAGCACCTGCTCCGGTCGATTCAACACCACCTGCTCCGGTCGATTCAACCCCTCCTGCTCCGGTCGATTCATCCCCTCCTGCTCCGGTCGATTCAACCCCGCCTGCTCCGATTGATCCAACCCCACCTTCGCCGGTCGATCAAACGCCCCCTGCTCCGGTTGATATAACCCCTCCTGCTCCGGTCGATTCAACACCACCTGCTCCGGTCGATTCAACCCCTCCTGCTCCGGTCGATCAAACCCCTCCTGCTCCGGTTGATATAACCCCTCCTGCTCCGGTCGATCAAATCCTTCCTGTTCCGGTCGATTCAACACTGCCTGCTCCGGTCGATTCAACACCTCCTACTCCGGTCGATTCAACGCCTACTGCTCCGGTCGATCAAACGCCTCCTGCTCCGGTCGATTCAACGCCTCCTGCTCCGGTCGATCAAACGCCTCCTGCTCCGGTTGATATAACCTCTCCTGCTTCGGTCGATCAAACCCCTCCTGCTCCGATTGATCCAACCCCACCTTCTCCGGTAGATCAAACGCCTACTGCTCCGGTCGATCAAACCCCTCCTGCTCCCATTGATCCAACCCTGCCTTCTCCGGTCGATCAAACGCCTCCTGCTCCGGTCGATCAAACCCTGCCTTCTCCGGTCGATCAAACCCCTCCTGCTCCGGTCGATAAAACCCCGCCTGCTTCGGTCGATAAAATCCCGCCTCCCGAGGAGAAAGTGACTGCACAGGAATTTCGCGACGCGCTCTACAACTTACCGTGGAGTTCGATTTTCGCTCCCTATCCTCATATTGAATATCAAGGAGGAACGAATTTCACAGTGGGTTGTGAGTTTTCGTCCACTGATAGCAGTAGTAGTGAAGATGATGAGAGTGCTCATCTCCCA TTATGTGAGACCGGGCCTTCAACTCCGGTTCTTTCACCTCCggaaggggctgtagaagaaaGTCTTGTTTACGCA CGGTTATGTGAGACCGGGCTTTTATCTCCGGTTGTTTCACCTCGGGAAGGGGCCGTAGCAAAAAATATACCCGATCAT ATATCTGAGACCGGTTCTTCATCTCCGATTCTTTCACCTCCGGAAGGGGCCTTAGAAGAAAATCTACCTGATCAT AAATGTGAGGCCGCGCCTTCATCTCGGGTTCTTTCACCTCCGGAAGGGGCCGTAGCAGAAAATATATCCGATCAT AAATGTGAGGCCGTGCCTTCATCTCCGGTTCTTTCACCTCCAGAAGGGGCCGTAGCAGAAAAGCTATCCGATCAT AAATGTGAGGCTGCGCCTTCATCTCCGGTTCTTTCACCTCCGGAAGGGGCCGTAGCAGAAAAGCTATCCGATCAT ATATCGGAGACCGGGTCTTCACCTTCGATTTGTTCACCTCTGGAAGTGGCCGTGGCAGAAAATCTATCCGATCAT GAATGTGAGGCCGCGCCTTCATCTCTGGTTCTTTCACCTCCGGAAGGGGCCGTAGCAGAAAAGCTGTCCGATCAT ATATCGGAGACCGGGTCTTCACCTTCGATTTGTTCACCTCTGGAAGTGGCCGTGGCAGAAAATCTATCCGATCAT GAATGTGAGGCCGCGCCTTCATCTCTGGTTCTTTCACCTCCGGAAGGGGCCGTAGCAGAAAAGCTGTCCGATCAT ATATCGGAGACCGGGTCTTCATATCCTGTTCTTTCACCTCCGGAAGGGGCCGTAGCAGAAAATCTATCCGATCAT TTATCTGCGGTTGGGGCTTCATCTCCGGTTCTTTCACCTTCGCTATTGGACGTAGCAGATAATCTACAT CCGTTATGGGAGTGCGTGCCTCCACCTCCAGTTCTTTCACCTCTGGAAGGGAAGGTAGCAGAAAATCCACTTGATCAT GAAGCTATTGAAGCTGCATTCAGAGGTCATCCTCGCCTGCTTATGAAGCAGAAAATCGCTGGTTTCGATGAAACA GGTGATTCGGATTTTGATCCAGACGATACAGTA AATGATTGGGAAGATGATGATAGATTGGATCGACCTGTGTTCTCTCCGCGTTACATGAATACA GGAGCTGGACTGGTGAATTTAAAGAATACATGCTTCATGAATTCGGTTTTGCAATGCTTGGTGCATACTGTACTATTTTTTGAGGGCATTATTTACCAAAGAAACTCATTGCTGTGCGTTT GTCCCAATAAAACGTTCTGTCTGAAGTGCAGCCTCGAAGAGCTATTTCGATCACTTACTTCGGGAATGACATATTATAGGCCAGAGACACTAGCTCAGAATTTAAGCC ACATTTCACCTACCTTCAAAGTGGGTCAACAGGAGGATGCTCATGAATACCTTTTGAAGTTATGGAATAAACTAATGGAGTGTGACAAGTATCTTGACGATAAGGATAATGAACATAAAATCTTTGTCGCACGACTGTTTCGTGGCCGTCTTGTCAACAAG GTCATGTGTTCATGTGGTAAGATTTCTAGTAAGACAGAGGATGCATGGGATCTGCAATTACCTATTGAGAATTCGGACACTCTCATCGGTGCTCTGCAAACTTATATACTAACAGTAGTGCCTGACTTTCGCTGTGAAAATTGTGGGAATGAAGGTATAGTACAGAAAATTGATCTGGATCAGCTTCCACCTGTTGTCACGTTTCACCTGAAGAGGTTTGACAGATTGAACAACAAAATCAAAAAGCATGTGTCGTTTCCACCTAAGTTGGACTTGAAACCTTTCACTCGTACTAAAGTGACTTTTTCCTTCCCTAGTATACTGAAA TTTCCTTATGACTACGAGCTCTATGCTATTTTAGTGCATGAAGGGGAGACACCGACCGCAGGTCATTACTACAGCTTTATTCGCTTAAACTCCAATGAGTGGTACAGATATGAGGATTCACAA GTTACAGCTGTAGATGAAGAAGAAGTTTTCAAGCAGATGGCTTATATTCTTTTCTATGCTCCGGGCGGCGAGACTAACTTTACAGATGCCGTTCTAGCTCTGCAATCATCGGAAGGATTTACTCCTTTTGAGCATGCACAGGGTGATGAAGTAGGCAGATCAAAGAAAGCTGGTAAAGGTGCAACAAAAAAAGCTGCTGATAGAGATGAAAGTTTGATTGCTAAGAAAAAAGCTGCTGATAGAGATGAAAGTTTGATTGCTAAGAAAAAAGCTGCTGATGAAGGTGTAAGTGTGGTTGCTGTGAAAAAAGGTgctgataaaaataaaagttcgaCTTCTGAGGGAAAATGGGAGGTTCAGAAACGAAGGCAACGAAGGATAAAACTATGA